The Agromyces hippuratus genome has a window encoding:
- a CDS encoding putative Ig domain-containing protein gives MIAVLSPATNAFAAPPPVIGNDGDYTYDRSWSTSISEPPVGFLVPSSIVVAPDGSLYGIANYSSGSSQSVVHYTATGELIAAWPAQNGGSPTGLALDADGNPVVLETAGDGSNRTVSTYDGTGTVLSTTSLPPAEASSAGLAISPDGATLYVSERPFDGGFTIDAYDRAGAIAAPAITIPDFDAGFAAFNLNITSDGRLSALGFVQAPEFAQKFASVDPDGTDLIFRDTPDTATYFGQVTVGPDDLLYHVNQDGDSVITITDANGTVLRSIPRTALAPFDGNVIGVAAGQDGTVYLTGYFFDGTGETVGGIMALVPLTSPDLAGATSSPLACEPFSFAIQASGNPPPTYYEVTAGTLPPGLALDPDTGVVSGTPTAPGGTSIVEITAYNGVTPTEATTTNATATFQFDVALNTFTTTPLTVTGDPAPGSALTATMSAWTPEPETLTYQWYRDDVAIPDATGADYTVASADQGHVLRVAATGASPCYEDATAESAPVTVAAAPTPPSPGPDSGSGTTGSDGTIAETGFDVAGTTPFIVGAFALLFVGALMLTTRSLADRRARR, from the coding sequence ATGATCGCGGTGCTCTCGCCGGCTACGAATGCGTTCGCGGCTCCGCCGCCGGTCATCGGAAATGACGGCGACTACACGTATGACCGCAGTTGGAGCACCTCGATCAGTGAACCCCCGGTCGGGTTCCTGGTGCCCTCATCGATCGTGGTGGCGCCTGACGGGAGCCTGTACGGGATCGCGAACTACTCCTCCGGGTCGTCCCAGAGCGTCGTCCACTACACCGCGACTGGGGAACTCATCGCCGCATGGCCCGCTCAGAATGGCGGGTCCCCGACTGGTCTGGCATTGGACGCGGATGGCAATCCAGTCGTACTCGAGACCGCCGGTGACGGCAGCAACCGGACGGTCAGCACGTACGACGGTACCGGCACGGTCTTGTCGACCACGTCTCTGCCTCCTGCCGAGGCCTCGTCAGCGGGCCTCGCCATCTCGCCTGACGGGGCCACCCTCTACGTCAGCGAGAGACCCTTCGATGGCGGCTTCACCATCGACGCGTACGACCGTGCCGGGGCCATCGCCGCACCCGCAATCACCATCCCTGACTTCGACGCAGGCTTTGCCGCATTCAATCTCAACATCACCTCCGATGGACGCTTGAGCGCACTTGGATTCGTTCAGGCACCCGAGTTCGCACAGAAGTTCGCGAGCGTCGACCCCGATGGAACGGATCTCATCTTCCGTGACACGCCTGACACCGCCACGTACTTCGGTCAGGTCACTGTGGGCCCCGACGACCTCCTGTATCACGTCAATCAAGACGGCGATTCGGTGATCACGATCACCGACGCGAACGGCACGGTGCTTCGCAGCATCCCCCGAACCGCCCTGGCTCCGTTCGACGGCAACGTCATCGGTGTGGCTGCCGGGCAGGACGGCACCGTCTACCTCACCGGGTACTTCTTCGACGGCACCGGCGAGACCGTCGGCGGAATCATGGCGCTCGTCCCGCTCACGTCCCCCGACCTCGCAGGAGCGACGAGCTCCCCTCTCGCCTGCGAACCGTTCTCCTTCGCGATCCAGGCGTCTGGCAACCCACCGCCCACCTACTACGAGGTGACCGCGGGAACGCTGCCGCCCGGGCTCGCGCTCGACCCCGACACCGGAGTCGTCTCAGGCACTCCCACCGCCCCCGGCGGAACCAGCATCGTCGAGATCACTGCATACAACGGAGTGACACCGACGGAGGCGACCACCACGAACGCGACGGCGACCTTCCAGTTCGACGTGGCGCTGAACACCTTCACCACCACGCCGCTGACCGTGACTGGCGACCCGGCGCCCGGCAGCGCCCTGACTGCGACGATGTCGGCCTGGACGCCGGAACCCGAGACGCTCACCTATCAGTGGTACCGCGACGACGTCGCCATCCCCGACGCCACTGGAGCCGACTACACGGTCGCCTCCGCTGACCAAGGGCACGTCCTCCGCGTTGCCGCGACCGGCGCCTCGCCGTGCTACGAGGACGCCACCGCAGAATCGGCACCCGTCACGGTCGCTGCAGCGCCAACGCCTCCCTCGCCTGGGCCTGACAGCGGATCCGGCACCACCGGCAGCGACGGCACCATCGCCGAGACCGGCTTCGACGTCGCCGGAACGACCCCGTTCATCGTCGGAGCCTTCGCCCTGCTCTTCGTCGGCGCACTGATGCTCACCACCCGCAGCCTCGCAGACCGGCGCGCGAGGCGATAG
- a CDS encoding nuclease-related domain-containing protein, with the protein MDHQGCAGIAGPHRGTRPAGGARGVANGTHVPPVTYAGATHHPRRPEGHELVSSSLPEQPSDDVPPTLIDRPPGAGVIAKCLALNAAAPPRGWLARVFGHSPLAADATSWYGGALGELAVGARLQGLNGDWTVLHSVPIGKHDTDIDHVIVGPTGVFTINTKRHPGGRIWLGVHMLMINGQKTDYLRKARAEALQASRRLTAASGAPVTATPIIVLVGAKAITVKQRPADVVVLREEELVRWLQSKRRGPRVTPAPALLSIVGMPRTWHANGAAAIETFDASHNATFALLRRSVGRAAGVRAVWVFGVVVAALATSFGLLTG; encoded by the coding sequence ATGGACCACCAAGGCTGCGCGGGCATTGCAGGGCCGCATCGAGGTACGCGCCCTGCAGGAGGCGCCCGAGGCGTAGCGAACGGCACACATGTCCCACCGGTGACCTACGCTGGCGCTACGCACCACCCGCGTCGGCCGGAAGGACACGAGCTCGTGAGCTCATCGCTCCCAGAACAACCTTCCGACGATGTGCCGCCGACGCTGATCGACCGACCACCAGGTGCCGGAGTGATCGCGAAGTGCCTCGCCCTGAACGCCGCCGCTCCGCCGCGTGGCTGGCTCGCTCGGGTCTTCGGGCATTCGCCTCTGGCCGCCGACGCGACGAGCTGGTACGGCGGCGCCCTCGGCGAACTCGCCGTCGGAGCCCGCCTTCAGGGTTTGAACGGCGACTGGACTGTGCTTCACTCCGTGCCGATCGGCAAGCACGACACCGACATCGACCACGTCATCGTCGGCCCGACCGGTGTCTTCACCATCAACACGAAGCGACACCCTGGTGGGCGCATCTGGCTGGGCGTCCACATGCTCATGATCAACGGACAGAAGACCGACTATCTCCGCAAGGCACGAGCAGAGGCGCTGCAAGCGTCTCGTCGGCTCACCGCCGCAAGCGGAGCGCCGGTCACGGCCACCCCGATCATCGTGCTGGTCGGCGCCAAAGCGATCACGGTGAAGCAACGCCCGGCGGACGTCGTGGTTCTTCGGGAGGAGGAACTCGTGCGCTGGCTTCAGTCGAAGCGCCGCGGGCCGCGAGTCACTCCCGCGCCCGCACTCCTATCGATCGTCGGGATGCCGCGAACGTGGCACGCCAATGGCGCTGCCGCGATCGAGACCTTCGACGCTTCCCACAACGCCACGTTCGCATTGCTCCGACGGTCGGTGGGCCGAGCCGCCGGTGTTCGAGCGGTGTGGGTGTTCGGTGTCGTCGTCGCAGCACTCGCGACATCCTTCGGGCTGCTGACGGGGTAG
- a CDS encoding YciI family protein, with amino-acid sequence MTQYFLTVPHDSAEEPTMESMQEFEPAEFAAVIAAVDTFNAELKESGAFVFAGGLNPPSTAKTVDASSGEPRVLDEPFVEAPSYVGGFWVIEAADDAAAVEWTTKAARALQGRIEVRALQEAPEA; translated from the coding sequence ATGACGCAGTACTTCCTCACCGTGCCCCACGACTCCGCCGAGGAGCCGACGATGGAGTCGATGCAGGAGTTCGAACCTGCCGAGTTCGCAGCGGTCATTGCCGCGGTCGACACGTTCAACGCAGAACTGAAGGAGTCGGGCGCGTTCGTGTTCGCTGGCGGCCTGAACCCGCCCTCGACCGCGAAGACGGTCGATGCCTCTTCGGGCGAGCCCCGCGTGCTCGACGAGCCGTTCGTCGAGGCGCCGTCATACGTCGGCGGATTCTGGGTGATCGAGGCGGCGGACGATGCCGCAGCCGTCGAATGGACCACCAAGGCTGCGCGGGCATTGCAGGGCCGCATCGAGGTACGCGCCCTGCAGGAGGCGCCCGAGGCGTAG
- a CDS encoding VOC family protein, with protein sequence MDMLMGDQIAAAELTDWRKLAQGLHARYLIDDFGTGARFVVAVGEAGDALDHHPRVSIGTGYVDLELVSDDAIYRDDDGTEYVVEWVTQQDVDLARRITSIAADHGLAADPASVSEIELGLDTAHSATIAPVWAALLTGSAESQGRGTPGDEIRDATVRVPNLWFEEVDGQAASRQRFHLEVYVAPEAVEHRVAAAVAAGGTIVDDSEAPSLTVIADQDGNRGVIATKG encoded by the coding sequence ATGGACATGCTGATGGGCGACCAGATCGCCGCGGCCGAACTGACCGACTGGCGCAAGCTCGCCCAGGGGCTCCATGCCCGGTACCTGATCGACGACTTCGGCACCGGCGCACGGTTCGTCGTCGCCGTGGGCGAGGCGGGCGACGCGCTCGACCACCACCCACGCGTCTCGATCGGCACCGGGTACGTCGACCTCGAGCTCGTCAGCGACGACGCCATCTACCGCGACGACGACGGTACTGAATACGTCGTCGAATGGGTGACCCAGCAGGATGTGGACCTCGCACGACGCATCACGTCGATCGCTGCCGACCACGGGCTCGCCGCCGATCCAGCGTCGGTCAGCGAGATCGAGCTCGGCCTCGACACGGCGCACTCGGCGACCATCGCACCGGTGTGGGCGGCCCTCCTGACCGGGAGCGCCGAGTCCCAGGGCCGCGGTACCCCCGGCGACGAGATCCGGGATGCCACGGTACGGGTGCCGAACCTGTGGTTCGAAGAAGTCGACGGGCAGGCCGCTTCGCGTCAGCGATTCCACCTCGAGGTCTACGTCGCGCCCGAGGCGGTCGAGCACCGGGTCGCCGCCGCCGTCGCCGCTGGCGGAACCATCGTCGACGACAGTGAAGCACCTTCGCTCACGGTGATCGCCGATCAAGACGGCAACCGGGGAGTCATTGCGACGAAGGGGTGA